One stretch of Gadus chalcogrammus isolate NIFS_2021 chromosome 14, NIFS_Gcha_1.0, whole genome shotgun sequence DNA includes these proteins:
- the gnpnat1 gene encoding glucosamine 6-phosphate N-acetyltransferase, whose translation MLLDESPLFEPSLLNELDWNASTVSFSPPISPSSPGQDLVLRPLCLKDFNRGFYKVLSQLTLAGDVTAEQFIKNFEHMKKTGDYYIVVVEDTSIGQIVATASLIIEHKFIHCCAKRGRVEEVVVSDVCRGKQLGKLLVSTLTLLSKKLDCYKITLECSPKNIAFYQKFGYSASEDSYMQHRFFD comes from the exons ATGCTTCTGGACGAGTCTCCACTTTTTGAGCCCTCTCTTCTTAATGAGTTGGACTGGAACGCCAGCACTGTGTCCTTCTcgccccccatctccccctcgaGCCCTGGGCAGGACCTGGTGCTCAGACCCCTGTGTCTGAAAGACTTCAACCGAG gatTCTACAAGGTCCTCTCCCAACTCACCTTGGCAGGTGATGTCACCGCAGAGCAGTTCATTA AAAATTTTGAGCATATGAAGAAGACTGGAGACTATTACATTGTTGTGGTGGAAGACACCAGCATTGGGCAGATCGTCGCAACGGCGTCCTTGATAATCGAACACAAATTCATCCACTGCTGTGCTAAG AGAGGACGAGTGGAGGAAGTGGTAGTCAGTGACGTGTGCAGGGGAAAGCAGCTGGGGAAATT GCTCGTTTCCACTCTGACTCTCCTCAGCAAGAAGCTGGACTGCTACAAAATCACGTTGGAATGCAGCCCCAAAAATATCGCTTTCTACCAGAAGTTTGGCTACTCTGCGTCAGAGGACTCCTACATGCAGCATCGCTTCTTTGATTGA
- the styx gene encoding serine/threonine/tyrosine-interacting protein: MEEENKLRFPSLPSSKEDILDWAYPMRREMQEILPGLFLGPYSAAMKSKLPNLESQGVTHVVCVRQDIEANFIKPNFQHTFRYLVLDIADNPVENIIRFFPMTKEFIDSSIDTGGKVLVHGNAGISRSAALVIAYLMETFGMKYRDAFSHVQERRFCINPNVGFVHQLQEYEAIYLAKLTIKMMSPMQLGRSFSVVQGGRKRSLEEDEDLGSMQVTAAQNG, translated from the exons atggaggaggagaacaagctTCGGTTCCCGTCTCTCCCGTCGTCCAAAGAGGACATCCTA GACTGGGCCTACCCCATGAGGCGGGAGATGCAG GAGATACTCCCAGGCTTATTTTTAGGACCCTACTCTGCTGCAATGAAAAGCAAG CTGCCAAATCTGGAGAGTCAAGGTGTAACACATGTTGTATGTGTCCGCCAAGATATCGAAGCCAATTTTATTAAGCCTAATTTTCAACACACATTTAG ATACCTTGTCTTAGATATTGCTGACAATCCAGTGGAAAATATAATACGATTTTTCCCTATG ACTAAAGAATTTATCGATAGCTCTATAGATACTGGAG GAAAAGTACTAGTTCATGGTAACGCAGGGATATCCAGAAG TGCTGCCTTAGTGATTGCATACCTAATGGAGACGTTTGGGATGAAATACAG GGATGCTTTCAGTCATGTCCAGGAGCGCAGGTTTTGCATCAACCCGAATGTGGGCTTTGTGCATCAGTTACAG GAATACGAAGCTATCTACCTTGCGAAGCTTACCATTAAGATGATGTCACCGATGCAGCTGGGCAGGTCCTTCTCTGTGGTACAAG GTGGGCGTAAGCGGAGTcttgaggaggacgaggacttGGGAAGCATGCAGGTCACAGCAGCGCAGAATGGATGA